Proteins found in one Pseudomonadota bacterium genomic segment:
- a CDS encoding CCA tRNA nucleotidyltransferase has protein sequence MATTTIHHDRVPAPVVALCETLQQRGFETYLVGGGVRDLLAGRVAKDWDVATAAPPDEVQRSFRRTIPTGLRHGTVTVLTAAGGPAVEVTTFRAEEGFSDGRRPDRVVFGVDLETDLRRRDFTINAMAIDPISGLVVDPHGGRADLAAGILRAVGDARQRFAEDGLRPLRALRFATALEFTIEAATLAAIPEALPVFLRVSGERVRDEFFKLLAVPDATSGLALLRQTGLLVAILAGDAAVGLAPDAGQATTVRWTAGVAACVALAPDPVLRLVPLAEAAAALGVVSAEAIAARLRLSRHDRERLVRAVHRARPELEACAPALLRRYARAVGRASLEDALALEEAAAAADPGRRASLSRWRLALDQVLSEAPPLELRDLAIDGAAVKERAARPPGPHLRRLLEALLDRVIERPELNEPRALLTLLDELLAEPEAPSVEAPAGAEVALAGEQKDIK, from the coding sequence ATGGCCACCACGACGATCCACCACGACCGTGTCCCAGCACCTGTCGTGGCCCTCTGCGAGACGCTGCAGCAGCGGGGCTTCGAGACCTATCTCGTCGGGGGCGGGGTCCGCGACCTGCTCGCCGGGCGCGTGGCCAAGGACTGGGACGTCGCCACGGCGGCGCCCCCTGACGAGGTCCAGCGCTCGTTTCGTCGCACCATCCCTACGGGGCTGCGCCACGGCACTGTCACGGTGCTGACCGCTGCTGGAGGACCCGCGGTCGAGGTCACGACCTTCCGCGCCGAGGAGGGCTTCAGCGACGGTCGGCGCCCCGATCGCGTCGTCTTTGGGGTCGACCTCGAGACGGACCTGCGGCGGCGCGATTTCACGATCAACGCGATGGCGATCGACCCGATCAGCGGGTTGGTCGTCGATCCGCATGGCGGCCGCGCGGACCTGGCCGCCGGGATCTTGCGTGCCGTGGGCGACGCGCGCCAGCGCTTCGCCGAGGACGGGTTGCGACCGCTACGGGCGCTGCGCTTCGCTACCGCGCTCGAGTTCACCATCGAGGCGGCCACCCTTGCAGCGATTCCCGAGGCTTTGCCCGTCTTCCTGCGCGTCTCGGGCGAACGCGTGCGCGATGAGTTCTTCAAGCTGCTGGCCGTGCCGGACGCCACCAGCGGGCTCGCGCTGCTGCGGCAGACGGGCTTGCTCGTGGCGATTCTCGCCGGCGACGCTGCAGTGGGTCTCGCGCCCGACGCGGGGCAGGCGACCACGGTGCGCTGGACGGCCGGTGTGGCGGCCTGCGTCGCGCTCGCGCCCGATCCGGTGCTGCGCCTCGTGCCCCTGGCCGAAGCGGCGGCCGCCCTGGGCGTGGTCTCGGCCGAGGCGATCGCCGCGCGCCTACGCCTCTCGCGCCACGACCGCGAGCGACTGGTGCGGGCGGTGCACCGGGCGCGGCCGGAGCTCGAGGCCTGCGCTCCCGCCCTGCTGCGGCGCTACGCGCGGGCGGTCGGGCGCGCCTCGCTAGAGGATGCGTTGGCGCTCGAGGAGGCCGCCGCGGCGGCAGATCCCGGGCGCCGCGCGAGCCTGTCGCGCTGGCGGCTCGCCCTCGATCAGGTGCTCAGCGAGGCGCCTCCGCTCGAGCTGCGCGACCTCGCGATCGACGGCGCTGCCGTCAAGGAGCGGGCCGCCCGCCCGCCAGGGCCCCATCTGCGACGCTTGCTCGAGGCGCTGCTCGACCGGGTGATCGAGCGACCGGAGCTCAACGAGCCGAGGGCGTTGTTGACCCTGCTCGACGAGCTTCTGGCCGAGCCCGAGGCGCCCTCGGTCGAAGCGCCCGCGGGAGCCGAGGTGGCGCTCGCCGGTGAACAGAAAGACATTAAATAG
- a CDS encoding acetate--CoA ligase family protein yields MPTLHVDLADLRALGRLLSTAALAPPPETRAANVQAPREAPSRSAEALADRVRQLHWTHGPALGDQPTKTLLADFGLAAPMERIVRSASAAAQAVVEDGGQAVALRVLAKTPTRAATWGGERQDIASAPEARRAFREIVAACRRHWPRATIHGVLVSRLPTETPSALSAAGAPLRAARVPAPASELSGGLLNLGAKGMIYLRWVSEGQPRSAWVVARCPTAEGVSEGVIERLLAAARTDGAGAGSQPPRLRAALGQLLARIGSASAALAATVEWVGLERVGFSSDGSTPLLIETAALLRP; encoded by the coding sequence GTGCCAACCTTGCATGTCGATCTGGCCGACCTCCGAGCGCTCGGGCGACTGCTAAGCACGGCGGCGCTCGCGCCGCCTCCCGAGACGCGCGCGGCGAACGTACAGGCACCACGAGAGGCCCCATCCCGCTCGGCCGAGGCGCTCGCGGACCGCGTGCGGCAGTTGCACTGGACGCATGGCCCGGCCCTCGGCGATCAGCCGACCAAGACGCTGCTGGCCGACTTCGGCCTCGCGGCACCGATGGAGCGCATCGTCCGCTCAGCCTCCGCTGCCGCGCAGGCCGTGGTCGAAGACGGCGGTCAGGCCGTCGCGCTACGGGTGCTGGCGAAGACCCCGACCCGCGCCGCCACCTGGGGCGGCGAGCGCCAGGATATCGCCTCCGCGCCAGAGGCGCGTCGGGCCTTCCGCGAGATCGTCGCGGCCTGTCGCCGTCACTGGCCGCGGGCGACGATCCACGGCGTGCTGGTCAGCCGTCTGCCGACCGAGACCCCTTCCGCCCTCTCCGCAGCGGGCGCCCCGCTCCGCGCAGCGCGGGTGCCGGCGCCGGCCTCCGAGCTCAGCGGCGGACTGCTTAACCTCGGAGCGAAAGGCATGATCTATCTGCGATGGGTCAGCGAGGGCCAGCCGCGGAGCGCCTGGGTCGTCGCGCGCTGCCCGACGGCGGAAGGGGTGAGCGAGGGCGTTATCGAGCGCCTGCTGGCGGCAGCCCGCACCGACGGGGCCGGCGCCGGCTCGCAGCCGCCGCGCCTGCGGGCCGCGCTCGGGCAGCTCCTCGCGCGGATCGGCTCCGCCTCCGCTGCGCTCGCCGCGACCGTCGAATGGGTCGGCCTCGAGCGCGTGGGCTTCTCGTCCGACGGATCGACGCCCCTGCTCATCGAGACGGCGGCCCTGCTGCGACCCTGA